The Corvus cornix cornix isolate S_Up_H32 chromosome 26, ASM73873v5, whole genome shotgun sequence genome includes a region encoding these proteins:
- the USP49 gene encoding ubiquitin carboxyl-terminal hydrolase 49 isoform X2, whose protein sequence is MDRCKHVGRLRLAQDHSILNPQKWHCVDCHTTESLWACLKCSHVACGRYIEEHALRHFQETRHPLAMEVHDLYVFCYLCQDYVLNDNPEGDLKLLRSSLSAIKGQRSGRTLRSMALAEDVWRRSPQGQSQMLTALWHRRQALLARALRTWFHKSSRGQLKLKEKKQLEELEKKKEAARRRRQEVKRRLLEELANPPPRKSARLLSHVHRESLIPRKFREVATASPTSRQVQSSRLKQFYSIRRQPLMTPGVTGLRNLGNTCYMNSILQVLSHLQKFRECFLTLDLCETEELLAKTVNGRARMPGKLANGAAANEPGKPDKVGSSGTQSSPAGLNGGSSISRSLELIQPKEPSSKHISLCHELHTLFRVMWSGKWALVSPFAMLHSVWSLIPAFRGYDQQDAQEFLCELLDKVQQELESEGTKRRILIPFSQRKLTKQVLKVVNTIFHGQLLSQVTCRTCNYKSNTVEPFWDLSLEFPERYHSLEKGLVPVQQAECMLTEMLAKFTETEALEGRIYACDQCNSKRRKSSPKPLVLSEAKKQLLIYRLPQVLRLHLKRFRWSERNHREKIGVHVLFEQDSL, encoded by the exons ATGGATAGATGCAAACATGTGGGGCGGCTACGACTCGCCCAGGACCACTCGATCCTGAACCCGCAGAAGTGGCACTGCGTGGACTGCCACACCACCGAGTCGCTCTGGGCCTGCCTCAAGTGCTCGCACGTGGCCTGCGGCCGCTACATCGAGGAGCACGCCCTGAGGCACTTCCAGGAGACCCGGCACCCCTTGGCCATGGAAGTGCACGACCTCTACGTCTTCTGTTACCTCTGCCAGGATTACGTCCTGAACGACAACCCCGAGGGGGACCTGAAGCTGCTGAGGAGCTCCCTGTCGGCCATCAAGGGGCAGAGGAGCGGGAGGACGCTGCGCTCCATGGCGCTGGCGGAGGATGTGTGGAGGAGGAGCCCTCAGGGCCAGTCCCAGATGCTCACGGCGCTGTGGCACCGGCGCCAGGCCCTGCTGGCGAGGGCGCTGCGCACCTGGTTCCACAAGAGCTCCCGGGGGCAgctgaaattaaaggaaaaaaaacagctggaggagctggagaagaagaaggaagcggctcggcggcggcggcaggaggTGAAGAGGCggctcctggaggagctggcGAACCCCCCGCCGAGGAAGAGCGCCAGGCTGCTGTCCCACGTGCACAGGGAGAGCTTGATCCCAAGGAAATTCAGGGAGGTGGCCACCGCTTCCCCTACCTCAAGgcaggtgcagagcagcagattGAAGCAGTTCTACTCCATCCGGCGGCAGCCCCTGATGACGCCCGGGGTGACGGGGCTGAGGAACCTGGGCAACACTTGTTACATGAACTCCATcctgcaggtgctcagccaCCTCCAGAAGTTCCGAGAATGTTTCTTGACTCTTGATCTCTGTGAAACGGAAGAACTTTTAGCTAAAACTGTGAACGGGAGGGCCAGGATGCCTGGCAAACTGGCAAATGGCGCTGCTGCAAACGAGCCAGGGAAGCCTGACAAGGTGGGATCGTCTGGCACGCAGAGCTCGCCAGCTGGCTTAAACGGGGGCTCCTCCATAAGCCGGAGTTTAGAACTGATCCAGCCCAAGGAGCCGAGCTCAAAGCACATCTCCCTGTGCCACGAGCTGCACACCCTCTTCAGAGTGATGTGGTCTGGCAAGTGGGCCCTGGTGTCCCCGTTTGCCATGCTGCACTCCGTGTGGAGCCTGATCCCCGCCTTCCGCGGCTACGACCAGCAGGACGCTCAGGAATTCCTCTGCGAGCTGCTGGACAAggtccagcaggagctggagtcCGAGGGGACCAAGCGCAGGATCCTCATCCCCTTCTCGCAGAGGAAGCTCACCAAGCAGGTCCTCAAGGTGGTCAACACCATTTTCCATGGGCAGTTGCTGAGCCAG GTCACCTGCAGGACGTGCAACTACAAATCCAACACCGTGGAGCCCTTCTGGGACCTTTCCCTGGAATTCCCGGAGCGCTACCACTCCCTGGAGAAGGGGCTTGTCCCAGTGCAGCAGGCTGAGTGCATGCTGACCGAGATGCTGGCCAAATTCACCGAGACCGAGGCCCTGGAGGGGAGGATCTACGCCTGTGACCAGTGCAACA gcAAACGGCGAAAGTCTTCTCCTAAACCTCTTGTTCTGAGCGAAGCTAAAAAGCAGTTGCTGATCTACAGACTACCTCAGGTCCTCCGGCTGCACCTTAAACGCTTCAG GTGGTCTGAGCGCAATCACCGCGAGAAGATCGGGGTCCATGTCCTCTTTGAGCAG GATTCCTtgtga
- the USP49 gene encoding ubiquitin carboxyl-terminal hydrolase 49 isoform X1 produces MDRCKHVGRLRLAQDHSILNPQKWHCVDCHTTESLWACLKCSHVACGRYIEEHALRHFQETRHPLAMEVHDLYVFCYLCQDYVLNDNPEGDLKLLRSSLSAIKGQRSGRTLRSMALAEDVWRRSPQGQSQMLTALWHRRQALLARALRTWFHKSSRGQLKLKEKKQLEELEKKKEAARRRRQEVKRRLLEELANPPPRKSARLLSHVHRESLIPRKFREVATASPTSRQVQSSRLKQFYSIRRQPLMTPGVTGLRNLGNTCYMNSILQVLSHLQKFRECFLTLDLCETEELLAKTVNGRARMPGKLANGAAANEPGKPDKVGSSGTQSSPAGLNGGSSISRSLELIQPKEPSSKHISLCHELHTLFRVMWSGKWALVSPFAMLHSVWSLIPAFRGYDQQDAQEFLCELLDKVQQELESEGTKRRILIPFSQRKLTKQVLKVVNTIFHGQLLSQVTCRTCNYKSNTVEPFWDLSLEFPERYHSLEKGLVPVQQAECMLTEMLAKFTETEALEGRIYACDQCNSKRRKSSPKPLVLSEAKKQLLIYRLPQVLRLHLKRFRWSERNHREKIGVHVLFEQVLNMEPYCCRDSLSSLATETFVYDLSAVVMHHGKGFGSGHYTAYCYNTEGGFWVHCNDSKLNVCSVEEVCKTQAYILFYTQRTVQDKAEISEKQLQAQVPPKTSDKDRRLTFP; encoded by the exons ATGGATAGATGCAAACATGTGGGGCGGCTACGACTCGCCCAGGACCACTCGATCCTGAACCCGCAGAAGTGGCACTGCGTGGACTGCCACACCACCGAGTCGCTCTGGGCCTGCCTCAAGTGCTCGCACGTGGCCTGCGGCCGCTACATCGAGGAGCACGCCCTGAGGCACTTCCAGGAGACCCGGCACCCCTTGGCCATGGAAGTGCACGACCTCTACGTCTTCTGTTACCTCTGCCAGGATTACGTCCTGAACGACAACCCCGAGGGGGACCTGAAGCTGCTGAGGAGCTCCCTGTCGGCCATCAAGGGGCAGAGGAGCGGGAGGACGCTGCGCTCCATGGCGCTGGCGGAGGATGTGTGGAGGAGGAGCCCTCAGGGCCAGTCCCAGATGCTCACGGCGCTGTGGCACCGGCGCCAGGCCCTGCTGGCGAGGGCGCTGCGCACCTGGTTCCACAAGAGCTCCCGGGGGCAgctgaaattaaaggaaaaaaaacagctggaggagctggagaagaagaaggaagcggctcggcggcggcggcaggaggTGAAGAGGCggctcctggaggagctggcGAACCCCCCGCCGAGGAAGAGCGCCAGGCTGCTGTCCCACGTGCACAGGGAGAGCTTGATCCCAAGGAAATTCAGGGAGGTGGCCACCGCTTCCCCTACCTCAAGgcaggtgcagagcagcagattGAAGCAGTTCTACTCCATCCGGCGGCAGCCCCTGATGACGCCCGGGGTGACGGGGCTGAGGAACCTGGGCAACACTTGTTACATGAACTCCATcctgcaggtgctcagccaCCTCCAGAAGTTCCGAGAATGTTTCTTGACTCTTGATCTCTGTGAAACGGAAGAACTTTTAGCTAAAACTGTGAACGGGAGGGCCAGGATGCCTGGCAAACTGGCAAATGGCGCTGCTGCAAACGAGCCAGGGAAGCCTGACAAGGTGGGATCGTCTGGCACGCAGAGCTCGCCAGCTGGCTTAAACGGGGGCTCCTCCATAAGCCGGAGTTTAGAACTGATCCAGCCCAAGGAGCCGAGCTCAAAGCACATCTCCCTGTGCCACGAGCTGCACACCCTCTTCAGAGTGATGTGGTCTGGCAAGTGGGCCCTGGTGTCCCCGTTTGCCATGCTGCACTCCGTGTGGAGCCTGATCCCCGCCTTCCGCGGCTACGACCAGCAGGACGCTCAGGAATTCCTCTGCGAGCTGCTGGACAAggtccagcaggagctggagtcCGAGGGGACCAAGCGCAGGATCCTCATCCCCTTCTCGCAGAGGAAGCTCACCAAGCAGGTCCTCAAGGTGGTCAACACCATTTTCCATGGGCAGTTGCTGAGCCAG GTCACCTGCAGGACGTGCAACTACAAATCCAACACCGTGGAGCCCTTCTGGGACCTTTCCCTGGAATTCCCGGAGCGCTACCACTCCCTGGAGAAGGGGCTTGTCCCAGTGCAGCAGGCTGAGTGCATGCTGACCGAGATGCTGGCCAAATTCACCGAGACCGAGGCCCTGGAGGGGAGGATCTACGCCTGTGACCAGTGCAACA gcAAACGGCGAAAGTCTTCTCCTAAACCTCTTGTTCTGAGCGAAGCTAAAAAGCAGTTGCTGATCTACAGACTACCTCAGGTCCTCCGGCTGCACCTTAAACGCTTCAG GTGGTCTGAGCGCAATCACCGCGAGAAGATCGGGGTCCATGTCCTCTTTGAGCAGGTATTAAACATGGAACCTTACTGCTGCAGGGACTCTCTGTCCTCCCTTGCCACAGAGACCTTTGTCTATGACCTCTCGGCTGTGGTGATGCATCACGGGAAGGGGTTTGGCTCAGGACACTACACAGCCTATTGCTACAACACGGAGGGAG GTTTTTGGGTGCACTGCAATGACTCCAAACTGAATGTATGTAGCGTGGAGGAGGTGTGCAAGACCCAGGCCTACATCCTCTTCTACACTCAGAGAACAGTGCAGGACAAAGCAGAAATCTCAGAAAAACAACTCCAAGCTCAGGTGCCACCCAAAACCAGTGACAAGGACAGAAGACTGACATTCCCATGA